The proteins below come from a single Denticeps clupeoides chromosome 15, fDenClu1.1, whole genome shotgun sequence genomic window:
- the LOC114764263 gene encoding protein mono-ADP-ribosyltransferase PARP11-like isoform X1, translated as MNTRTPRDGGMARPAADVMALTNCEQGNNMLATRTADEDTSDVEDMDTSETSWCWFYLAECGVWHMFETEPNSGCSVTSEQIEQNFHKSRQGVMDFYTAKYTYRIDFSGRLVTEQRGTEQRSQPRAASRHTFIFPPAMVQTNMTTGKQRPVKRALQSATAFRFVCDNLALPVPCHWENINTDEPYQLIPLNRDTFEYKEVARLYEKSMGNPIKCIQRIQNLDLWEFFCRKKAQLRKIKKVVELEEKMLFHGTGYHNVPSICTFNFDWRLTGSHGNVYGKGSYFARDAKYSSKFCQTTANHNSMLKNHGLAPPIFQNPPPFRSMFLARVLVGEYTMGFPFLCRPPSKDSTLTNFFDSCVDDLTNPKIFVIFDCNQIYPEYLIDFY; from the exons ATGAATACTCGGACTCCGCGGGACGGTGGAATGGCCCGGCCAGCCGCTGACGTTATGGCGCTGACGAATTGCGAACAAG GCAACAACATGCTTGCGACCCGAACGGCAGACGAGGACACCTCTGACGTGGAGGACATGGACACGTCGGAGACAAGCTGGTGCTGGTTCTACCTGGCTGAGTGCGGGGTGTGGCACATGTTCGAG ACCGAGCCAAATTCTGGATGCTCCGTGACCAGCGAGCAGATAGAACAAAATTTCCACAAGAGTCGACAAGGAGTGATGGACTTCTATACCGCCAAGTATACATACAGAATTGACTTTTCAGGTAGGCTCGTCACCGAGCAGCGCGGAACCGAACAGCGCAGTCAGCCACGTGCCGCATCACGCCACACTTTTATCTTTCCTCCAGCCATGGTTCAGACCAATATGACAACAGGGAAACAGCGACCCGTCAAGAGGGCCTTGCAGTCAGCAACTGCTTTcag GTTTGTCTGCGATAACCTCGCCCTCCCCGTTCCCTGTCACTGGGAAAACATTAACACGGACGAGCCTTATCAG CTCATCCCTCTGAACAGAGACACGTTCGAATACAAGGAGGTTGCCAGACTGTATGAGAAGTCAATGGGAAACCCAATCAAATGCATCCAAAGAATTCAGAACTTGGACCTGTGGGAGTTCTTCTGCAG GAAAAAGGCACAATTGAGAAAGATTAAGAAAGTCGTGGAACTCGAGGAGAAAATGCTGTTTCACGGCACCGGCTACCACAACGTTCCATCCATATGCACGTTTAACTTTGACTGGCGGCTCACAGGGAGTCACGGCAACGTTTATGGCAAAG GAAGCTACTTTGCCAGAGATGCCAAATATTCCAGCAAGTTCTGTCAAACAACGGCCAATCACAACTCAATGCTCAAGAATCACGGCCTCGCCCCTCCCATCTTCCAGAATCCCCCACCCTTCAGGTCCATGTTCCTGGCACGAGTGTTGGTGGGAGAATACACCATGGGCTTCCCCTTCCTCTGCAGGCCCCCGTCCAAAGACAGCACCCTCACCAACTTCTTCGACAGCTGCGTGGACGACCTGACCAACCCAAAGATCTTTGTCATATTTGACTGCAACCAGATATACCCAGAGTATCTCATAGACTTCTACTGA
- the LOC114764263 gene encoding protein mono-ADP-ribosyltransferase PARP11-like isoform X3, with translation MLATRTADEDTSDVEDMDTSETSWCWFYLAECGVWHMFETEPNSGCSVTSEQIEQNFHKSRQGVMDFYTAKYTYRIDFSGRLVTEQRGTEQRSQPRAASRHTFIFPPAMVQTNMTTGKQRPVKRALQSATAFRFVCDNLALPVPCHWENINTDEPYQLIPLNRDTFEYKEVARLYEKSMGNPIKCIQRIQNLDLWEFFCRKKAQLRKIKKVVELEEKMLFHGTGYHNVPSICTFNFDWRLTGSHGNVYGKGSYFARDAKYSSKFCQTTANHNSMLKNHGLAPPIFQNPPPFRSMFLARVLVGEYTMGFPFLCRPPSKDSTLTNFFDSCVDDLTNPKIFVIFDCNQIYPEYLIDFY, from the exons ATGCTTGCGACCCGAACGGCAGACGAGGACACCTCTGACGTGGAGGACATGGACACGTCGGAGACAAGCTGGTGCTGGTTCTACCTGGCTGAGTGCGGGGTGTGGCACATGTTCGAG ACCGAGCCAAATTCTGGATGCTCCGTGACCAGCGAGCAGATAGAACAAAATTTCCACAAGAGTCGACAAGGAGTGATGGACTTCTATACCGCCAAGTATACATACAGAATTGACTTTTCAGGTAGGCTCGTCACCGAGCAGCGCGGAACCGAACAGCGCAGTCAGCCACGTGCCGCATCACGCCACACTTTTATCTTTCCTCCAGCCATGGTTCAGACCAATATGACAACAGGGAAACAGCGACCCGTCAAGAGGGCCTTGCAGTCAGCAACTGCTTTcag GTTTGTCTGCGATAACCTCGCCCTCCCCGTTCCCTGTCACTGGGAAAACATTAACACGGACGAGCCTTATCAG CTCATCCCTCTGAACAGAGACACGTTCGAATACAAGGAGGTTGCCAGACTGTATGAGAAGTCAATGGGAAACCCAATCAAATGCATCCAAAGAATTCAGAACTTGGACCTGTGGGAGTTCTTCTGCAG GAAAAAGGCACAATTGAGAAAGATTAAGAAAGTCGTGGAACTCGAGGAGAAAATGCTGTTTCACGGCACCGGCTACCACAACGTTCCATCCATATGCACGTTTAACTTTGACTGGCGGCTCACAGGGAGTCACGGCAACGTTTATGGCAAAG GAAGCTACTTTGCCAGAGATGCCAAATATTCCAGCAAGTTCTGTCAAACAACGGCCAATCACAACTCAATGCTCAAGAATCACGGCCTCGCCCCTCCCATCTTCCAGAATCCCCCACCCTTCAGGTCCATGTTCCTGGCACGAGTGTTGGTGGGAGAATACACCATGGGCTTCCCCTTCCTCTGCAGGCCCCCGTCCAAAGACAGCACCCTCACCAACTTCTTCGACAGCTGCGTGGACGACCTGACCAACCCAAAGATCTTTGTCATATTTGACTGCAACCAGATATACCCAGAGTATCTCATAGACTTCTACTGA
- the LOC114764263 gene encoding protein mono-ADP-ribosyltransferase PARP11-like isoform X2, giving the protein MNTRTPRDGGMARPAADVMALTNCEQGNNMLATRTADEDTSDVEDMDTSETSWCWFYLAECGVWHMFETEPNSGCSVTSEQIEQNFHKSRQGVMDFYTAKYTYRIDFSAMVQTNMTTGKQRPVKRALQSATAFRFVCDNLALPVPCHWENINTDEPYQLIPLNRDTFEYKEVARLYEKSMGNPIKCIQRIQNLDLWEFFCRKKAQLRKIKKVVELEEKMLFHGTGYHNVPSICTFNFDWRLTGSHGNVYGKGSYFARDAKYSSKFCQTTANHNSMLKNHGLAPPIFQNPPPFRSMFLARVLVGEYTMGFPFLCRPPSKDSTLTNFFDSCVDDLTNPKIFVIFDCNQIYPEYLIDFY; this is encoded by the exons ATGAATACTCGGACTCCGCGGGACGGTGGAATGGCCCGGCCAGCCGCTGACGTTATGGCGCTGACGAATTGCGAACAAG GCAACAACATGCTTGCGACCCGAACGGCAGACGAGGACACCTCTGACGTGGAGGACATGGACACGTCGGAGACAAGCTGGTGCTGGTTCTACCTGGCTGAGTGCGGGGTGTGGCACATGTTCGAG ACCGAGCCAAATTCTGGATGCTCCGTGACCAGCGAGCAGATAGAACAAAATTTCCACAAGAGTCGACAAGGAGTGATGGACTTCTATACCGCCAAGTATACATACAGAATTGACTTTTCAG CCATGGTTCAGACCAATATGACAACAGGGAAACAGCGACCCGTCAAGAGGGCCTTGCAGTCAGCAACTGCTTTcag GTTTGTCTGCGATAACCTCGCCCTCCCCGTTCCCTGTCACTGGGAAAACATTAACACGGACGAGCCTTATCAG CTCATCCCTCTGAACAGAGACACGTTCGAATACAAGGAGGTTGCCAGACTGTATGAGAAGTCAATGGGAAACCCAATCAAATGCATCCAAAGAATTCAGAACTTGGACCTGTGGGAGTTCTTCTGCAG GAAAAAGGCACAATTGAGAAAGATTAAGAAAGTCGTGGAACTCGAGGAGAAAATGCTGTTTCACGGCACCGGCTACCACAACGTTCCATCCATATGCACGTTTAACTTTGACTGGCGGCTCACAGGGAGTCACGGCAACGTTTATGGCAAAG GAAGCTACTTTGCCAGAGATGCCAAATATTCCAGCAAGTTCTGTCAAACAACGGCCAATCACAACTCAATGCTCAAGAATCACGGCCTCGCCCCTCCCATCTTCCAGAATCCCCCACCCTTCAGGTCCATGTTCCTGGCACGAGTGTTGGTGGGAGAATACACCATGGGCTTCCCCTTCCTCTGCAGGCCCCCGTCCAAAGACAGCACCCTCACCAACTTCTTCGACAGCTGCGTGGACGACCTGACCAACCCAAAGATCTTTGTCATATTTGACTGCAACCAGATATACCCAGAGTATCTCATAGACTTCTACTGA
- the LOC114764266 gene encoding protein mono-ADP-ribosyltransferase PARP11-like, whose translation MAWEKMFGFSPVGSQDATEEEDMDTSDTPWIWFYLSETGAWHMFESSAEVPIMCQDVEEFYLRNSQGYVETQSNGRWYRINFSAMILSDLRTGLNMPIKRSFRAETETRCTCKWVGNGIPAEWEPMNPRRPFQLFAVGKNTTEYLTVKSYFKGPLEDRQMSFYRIQNMDLWGFYCQKREQMKRITGCSHIEEQLLFHGTKKSNVNSI comes from the exons ATGGCGTGGGAGAAGATGTTCGGTTTCTCGCCGGTAGGCAGCCAAGATGccacagaggaggaggacatgGACACATCGGACACCCCGTGGATTTGGTTCTACTTGTCAGAGACTGGAGCTTGGCACATGTTTGAG AGTTCTGCCGAGGTTCCTATAATGTGCCAAGATGTTGAAGAGTTTTATTTAAGGAACTCCCAGGGTTACGTGGAAACCCAGTCCAATGGAAGATGGTACAGGATAAATTTCTCCG CAATGATCCTGTCTGACCTGAGAACAGGTCTCAACATGCCCATTAAACGATCCTTCAGAGCAGAGACAGAGACAAG GTGCACATGCAAGTGGGTGGGGAATGGGATCCCGGCAGAATGGGAGCCAATGAATCCCAGACGTCCATTTCAG cTATTCGCTGTGGGTAAAAATACTACGGAGTATCTGACAGTGAAGAGTTACTTTAAAGGGCCTTTAGAGGACCGTCAAATGTCCTTCTACAGAATACAGAACATGGACCTCTGGGGATTTTATTGTCA GAAAAGAGAACAGATGAAAAGGATAACAGGATGTTCTCACATTGAGGAGCAGCTCTTGTTCCATGGCACCAAAAAATCCAACGTAAACTCCATCTGA